In one window of Streptomyces griseus subsp. griseus DNA:
- the cobN gene encoding cobaltochelatase subunit CobN: MILLLSTSDTDLLSARASEGPVSYRYANPSRVDLDALPELLDGADLVVVRLLGGVRAWQEGLDAVLATGRPVVVLTGEQAPDAQLMAASTVPIGIAAEAHAYLAHGGPANLEQLGRFLSDTVLLTGHGFEPPAPAPAWGPLEREARAVDAGAPTVAVLYYRAHHMSGNTAFIDALCTAVEDAGARPLPLYVASLRTPEAELIEELRAADAIVTTVLAAGGTRPAEASAGGDDESWDAGALTGLDVPILQALCLTSPRAAWEENDEGVSPLDAATQIAVPEFDGRLITVPFSFKEIDEDGLPAYVADAERAARVAGIAVRHAKLRNIPNAEKRIALVLSAYPTKHSRIGNAVGLDTPASAVALLRRLRAEGYDFGPETDIPGLVSGDGDELIYALIEAGGHDQEWLTEEQLAKNPVRIPAADYRRWFARLPQELRESVEEHWGPAPGEMFVDRSANPEGDIVLAALRRGNLLILIQPPRGFGENPIAIYHDPDLPPSHHYLAAYRWIAASADDNGFGADAMIHLGKHGNLEWLPGKNAGLSAACGPDAALGDLPLVYPFLVNDPGEGTQAKRRVHATLIDHLVPPMARADSYGDIARLEQLLDEHAQIAAMDPAKLPAVRAQIWTLIQAAKLDHDLGLEDRPEDEGFDDFIMHLDGWLCEIKDVQIRDGLHVLGNPPAGNDRVNLVLAVLRARQIWGGTASLPGLREALGLDESAATRTDADAVEEQARALVQAMDDADWDPAAVAEVAAGLPGAVTDILAFAATEVVPRMAATTDELTHAVHALNGGFVPAGPSGSPLRGLVNVLPTGRNFYSVDPKAVPSKLAWETGQALADSLLTRYRTDNGDWPTSVGLSLWGTSAMRTAGDDIAEAFALLGIRPVWDDASRRVTGLEPIPHEELGRPRIDVTLRISGFFRDAFPHTIGLLDDAVRLAASLDEPAEQNYVRAHAQADLAEHGDERRATTRIFGSRPGTYGAGLLQLIDSRDWRTDADLAEVYTVWGGYAYGRELDGRPAREEMESAYKRIEVAAKNTDTREHDIADSDDYFQYHGGMVATVRALKGKAPEAYIGDSTRPETVRTRTLVEETSRVFRARVVNPKWIEAMRRHGYKGAFELAATVDYLFGYDATTGVVADWMYDKLTETYVLDPENKRFLQEANPWALHGIAERLLEAESRGMWAKPDPAVLEALRQVYLETEGNLEGED, encoded by the coding sequence ATGATCCTGCTCCTGTCGACGTCCGACACCGACCTCCTGAGCGCCCGAGCATCCGAGGGACCGGTCAGCTACCGGTACGCCAACCCCTCCCGCGTCGACCTCGACGCACTCCCCGAGCTGCTGGACGGCGCCGACCTCGTCGTCGTACGTCTCCTCGGCGGCGTACGCGCGTGGCAGGAAGGCCTCGACGCCGTGCTGGCCACCGGGCGGCCGGTCGTCGTGCTGACCGGTGAGCAGGCTCCGGACGCGCAGCTGATGGCCGCATCCACCGTGCCGATCGGCATAGCCGCCGAGGCGCACGCCTACCTCGCGCACGGCGGGCCCGCCAACCTGGAGCAGCTGGGCCGGTTCCTCTCCGACACCGTGCTGCTGACCGGCCACGGCTTCGAGCCGCCCGCCCCGGCCCCCGCGTGGGGCCCGCTGGAGCGGGAGGCCCGTGCGGTGGACGCGGGCGCGCCGACCGTGGCCGTCCTCTACTACCGCGCCCACCACATGAGCGGGAACACCGCGTTCATCGACGCGCTGTGCACAGCGGTCGAGGACGCGGGAGCCCGGCCGCTTCCGCTGTACGTCGCCTCTCTCCGCACGCCGGAGGCCGAGCTGATCGAGGAGCTGCGCGCCGCCGACGCCATCGTGACCACCGTCCTCGCGGCGGGCGGCACCAGGCCCGCCGAGGCCTCGGCCGGTGGCGACGACGAGTCCTGGGACGCGGGCGCGCTGACCGGCCTCGACGTGCCGATCCTCCAGGCGCTCTGCCTCACCAGCCCGCGCGCCGCGTGGGAGGAGAACGACGAGGGCGTCTCCCCGCTGGACGCGGCCACCCAGATCGCGGTGCCGGAGTTCGACGGGCGGCTGATCACCGTGCCCTTCTCCTTCAAGGAGATCGACGAGGACGGGCTCCCGGCGTACGTCGCCGACGCCGAGCGCGCGGCCCGGGTCGCCGGGATCGCCGTACGGCACGCGAAGCTGCGGAACATCCCGAACGCCGAGAAGCGCATCGCGCTCGTGCTCTCCGCCTACCCGACCAAGCACTCCCGGATCGGGAACGCCGTCGGCCTCGACACGCCTGCCAGCGCCGTGGCGCTGCTGCGGCGGCTGCGCGCCGAGGGGTACGACTTCGGGCCCGAGACCGACATCCCGGGGCTGGTCTCCGGCGACGGCGACGAGCTGATCTACGCGCTGATCGAGGCCGGCGGCCATGACCAGGAGTGGCTGACCGAGGAGCAGCTGGCCAAGAACCCGGTCCGCATTCCGGCCGCCGACTACCGCCGCTGGTTCGCCCGACTCCCGCAGGAACTGCGGGAATCGGTGGAGGAGCACTGGGGCCCGGCGCCCGGTGAGATGTTCGTGGACCGGTCCGCCAACCCGGAGGGCGACATCGTCCTCGCGGCCCTGCGGCGCGGGAACCTCCTCATCCTCATCCAGCCGCCGCGCGGCTTCGGCGAGAACCCGATCGCGATCTACCACGACCCCGATCTCCCGCCGTCCCACCACTACTTGGCCGCCTACCGCTGGATCGCCGCCTCCGCCGACGACAACGGCTTCGGTGCGGACGCCATGATCCACCTGGGCAAGCACGGGAACCTGGAGTGGCTGCCGGGCAAGAACGCCGGTCTGTCGGCCGCCTGCGGCCCGGACGCCGCTCTCGGCGATCTGCCGCTCGTCTACCCGTTCCTGGTCAACGACCCGGGCGAGGGCACGCAGGCCAAGCGGCGCGTCCACGCCACGCTGATCGACCACCTCGTCCCGCCGATGGCCCGCGCGGACAGCTACGGCGACATCGCGCGCCTGGAGCAACTCCTCGACGAGCACGCCCAGATCGCCGCGATGGACCCGGCGAAGCTGCCTGCCGTCCGCGCCCAGATCTGGACGCTGATCCAGGCGGCGAAGCTGGACCACGACCTCGGCCTGGAGGACCGGCCGGAGGACGAGGGCTTCGACGACTTCATCATGCATCTCGACGGCTGGCTCTGCGAGATCAAGGACGTCCAGATCCGCGACGGGCTGCATGTCCTGGGCAACCCGCCCGCCGGGAACGACCGGGTCAACCTGGTGCTGGCCGTGCTGCGCGCCCGCCAGATCTGGGGCGGTACGGCGTCGCTGCCGGGGCTCCGTGAGGCGCTCGGCCTCGACGAGTCGGCCGCCACGCGCACGGACGCCGACGCGGTCGAGGAGCAGGCCCGCGCGCTCGTCCAGGCGATGGACGACGCGGACTGGGACCCGGCGGCCGTGGCAGAGGTGGCCGCGGGCCTTCCCGGCGCGGTGACCGACATCCTCGCCTTCGCGGCCACCGAGGTCGTCCCGCGCATGGCGGCCACGACCGACGAACTCACCCACGCCGTGCATGCGTTGAACGGCGGCTTCGTGCCGGCCGGGCCGTCCGGTTCGCCGCTGCGCGGGCTGGTGAACGTGTTGCCGACCGGCCGTAACTTCTACTCGGTCGACCCGAAGGCCGTTCCGTCCAAGCTGGCCTGGGAGACCGGACAGGCGCTCGCCGACTCTCTCCTCACCCGCTACCGCACCGACAACGGCGACTGGCCCACCTCGGTCGGCCTCTCGCTCTGGGGCACCAGCGCGATGCGCACGGCGGGCGACGACATCGCGGAGGCCTTCGCGCTGCTGGGCATCCGGCCCGTCTGGGACGACGCCTCGCGCCGCGTCACGGGTCTGGAGCCCATCCCGCACGAGGAGTTGGGCCGTCCCCGGATCGACGTCACGCTCCGCATCTCCGGCTTCTTCCGGGACGCGTTCCCGCACACGATCGGGCTGCTGGACGACGCCGTACGGCTGGCCGCCTCTCTGGACGAACCGGCCGAGCAGAACTACGTACGGGCCCATGCCCAGGCCGACTTGGCCGAGCACGGCGACGAACGCCGGGCCACGACCAGGATCTTCGGCTCGCGCCCCGGTACGTACGGCGCCGGGCTCCTCCAGCTCATCGACTCCCGAGACTGGCGCACCGACGCCGACCTCGCCGAGGTCTACACGGTCTGGGGCGGTTACGCCTACGGCCGCGAGCTCGACGGCCGCCCGGCCCGCGAGGAGATGGAGAGCGCCTACAAGCGCATCGAGGTCGCCGCCAAGAACACCGACACCCGCGAGCACGACATCGCGGACTCGGACGACTACTTCCAGTACCACGGCGGCATGGTGGCCACCGTGCGCGCGCTGAAGGGCAAGGCCCCGGAGGCGTACATCGGGGACTCCACCCGCCCCGAGACCGTCCGCACGCGCACGCTCGTCGAGGAGACCTCCCGCGTCTTCCGCGCCCGGGTCGTCAACCCGAAGTGGATCGAGGCGATGCGTCGCCACGGCTACAAGGGCGCGTTCGAGCTGGCCGCGACCGTCGACTACCTCTTCGGCTACGACGCCACGACCGGCGTCGTCGCCGACTGGATGTACGACAAGCTCACCGAGACGTACGTCCTGGACCCGGAGAACAAGCGGTTCCTCCAGGAGGCCAACCCCTGGGCCCTGCACGGCATCGCGGAACGCCTGCTGGAGGCCGAGTCGCGCGGCATGTGGGCCAAGCCGGATCCGGCGGTGCTGGAGGCGCTGCGGCAGGTGTACCTGGAGACGGAGGGAAACCTGGAGGGCGAGGACTGA
- a CDS encoding precorrin-8X methylmutase encodes MHQYEKDGPAIYRQSFATIRAEADLAGLPADVSQVAVRMIHACGMVDLVTDLAFSPNAVADARAALRSGAPILCDVAMVASGVTRKRLPADNDVVCTLSDPSVPGLAAEMGTTRSAAALELWRERMEGAVVAVGNAPTALFRLLEMIEEGAPRPAAVIGVPVGFVGAMESKEALAQHASGLEHLIVRGRRGGSAIAAAAINAIASEEE; translated from the coding sequence GTGCACCAGTACGAGAAGGACGGACCGGCGATATACCGCCAGTCCTTCGCCACCATCCGCGCGGAGGCGGATCTGGCCGGGCTGCCCGCCGACGTCAGCCAGGTCGCCGTCCGCATGATCCACGCCTGCGGCATGGTCGACCTCGTGACGGACCTCGCCTTCTCGCCGAACGCCGTGGCCGACGCCCGCGCGGCCCTGCGCTCCGGCGCCCCGATCCTCTGCGACGTGGCGATGGTGGCCAGTGGCGTCACGCGCAAGCGGCTGCCCGCGGACAACGACGTGGTGTGCACGCTCTCCGACCCGTCCGTGCCCGGGCTGGCAGCGGAGATGGGGACGACGCGCAGCGCGGCGGCCCTGGAGCTGTGGCGGGAGCGGATGGAGGGGGCGGTGGTGGCGGTGGGCAACGCCCCGACGGCCCTGTTCCGGCTGCTGGAGATGATCGAGGAGGGCGCCCCGCGCCCGGCCGCCGTCATCGGCGTCCCGGTCGGCTTCGTCGGCGCGATGGAGTCCAAGGAGGCCCTGGCCCAGCACGCGTCGGGCCTGGAGCACCTGATCGTGCGGGGCAGGCGCGGCGGTAGCGCGATAGCGGCGGCGGCCATCAACGCCATAGCCAGCGAGGAAGAGTAG
- a CDS encoding nitrite/sulfite reductase, which yields MLAAMPDSAPSPLSAGGVPARAGGDACPGTLRLHRADDGALARVRIPGGVLSADQAEALLTAAARFGDGELHLTSRGNVQLRGLGTECGGELAALLTEAGLLPSAAHERARNIVASPLAGLDGSPSLGRWLAGLDRLVCGSTAAASLSGRFLFALDDGRGDVDALGADVTLIAEGSSDTALLRIGAADEVFRVPAADGPRAALRAAEEFLRAAADPGAWRVKDLPDDVRAELVRTIGSAAGPAVHRPRPRTATPPTPGPHGFAITAGVPLGRLTPTQWRLLTGTARRYGGELRLTPWRGIVIPGPVPRPAAADALRALSGSGLITAPDSPWAGVGACIGHPGCAKSLSDVRAEAGAAVGPPGRLPVYWSGCERRCGHPHGEWIDVVVTPDGHRISHVRGERRDAPTTTLRNDPAALAAAVAAARA from the coding sequence ATGCTCGCCGCCATGCCCGATTCCGCCCCCTCGCCCCTTTCCGCGGGCGGCGTCCCCGCCCGCGCCGGTGGCGACGCCTGCCCGGGAACGCTGCGGCTGCACCGGGCGGACGACGGTGCGCTGGCCCGCGTACGCATCCCCGGCGGCGTGCTGAGCGCGGACCAGGCGGAGGCGCTGCTGACGGCGGCGGCCCGGTTCGGGGACGGTGAGCTGCATCTCACCTCGCGGGGCAACGTACAGCTGCGCGGCCTCGGTACGGAGTGCGGCGGGGAGCTGGCCGCCCTGCTCACGGAGGCGGGCCTCCTGCCCTCCGCCGCCCACGAGCGGGCCCGCAACATCGTGGCCTCGCCCCTGGCCGGGCTGGACGGTTCGCCGTCGCTGGGGCGGTGGCTGGCCGGGCTGGACCGCCTGGTGTGCGGTTCCACGGCCGCCGCCTCGCTCTCCGGCCGCTTCCTCTTCGCGCTGGACGACGGCCGCGGTGACGTGGACGCGCTGGGGGCGGACGTGACGCTGATCGCGGAGGGCTCCTCGGACACCGCGCTGCTGCGGATCGGGGCGGCGGACGAGGTCTTCCGGGTGCCGGCCGCCGATGGGCCCCGCGCGGCGCTGCGGGCCGCCGAGGAGTTCCTGCGCGCGGCGGCGGACCCGGGCGCGTGGCGGGTGAAGGACCTGCCCGACGACGTACGGGCGGAGCTGGTCCGCACCATCGGTTCGGCTGCGGGCCCGGCGGTGCACCGCCCCCGCCCCCGTACGGCAACGCCTCCCACCCCCGGACCTCACGGCTTCGCGATCACCGCCGGTGTCCCCCTGGGCAGGCTCACCCCCACCCAGTGGCGGCTGCTCACCGGGACAGCGAGGCGGTACGGCGGCGAGCTGCGGCTCACCCCGTGGCGCGGGATCGTCATCCCCGGGCCGGTCCCTCGGCCTGCGGCGGCGGACGCGCTCCGCGCCCTGTCCGGGTCCGGCCTGATCACCGCCCCCGACTCCCCCTGGGCCGGCGTGGGCGCCTGCATCGGCCACCCCGGCTGCGCGAAGTCGCTCTCCGACGTCCGGGCCGAAGCGGGGGCCGCCGTCGGACCGCCCGGGCGGCTACCTGTGTACTGGTCCGGGTGCGAACGCCGCTGCGGCCACCCCCACGGGGAGTGGATCGACGTGGTCGTCACGCCGGACGGCCACCGGATCTCCCACGTACGGGGAGAGCGCCGGGACGCCCCGACGACGACCCTACGGAACGACCCGGCGGCACTGGCGGCAGCGGTGGCCGCGGCCCGCGCCTGA